One Arachis hypogaea cultivar Tifrunner chromosome 2, arahy.Tifrunner.gnm2.J5K5, whole genome shotgun sequence genomic window, CAATCAACTTGAgccaactttttaaattttaaaaacttttaaatttcaaaaatacgcACCGCCACCGCGTCCTCTCCCTGAAAAGAAATATCcaaaaacttagaaaagaaacaTTTAGTAacctgaataaaaaaaatatctacttAATCAAAAAGAAATATCCTAAAACCTAGGAAAGAAACATCTAGTAacccaaataaaaaaaacatttatttACTTAGAAAAACGTCAAAAACCCTATAAAAGAAACATCTATTTAATTAGATAAAAACAtctgaaaaaataattaaaaaaattaaaataaaaaagcacGTATTCCCGAAAATAAACATaccaaaactaagaaaaaaaatatccaataacccACATAAAAAATTATGGACAAAAACATACAAAATCTTACAAAAAAACATCCATTTAATCGAAAAGAAACATTCGACAAAACcgttaaaaaaaagaataaaataaaaacaagaacgcACCGCAGGAGGGCGTTGCGGTGATCAGCGGCGCTATGTTTGCGAGGGAAAGGGCACTACAGTGGTGGGTTGCGGTGTGAATCATGAGGGGGAGGACGATGAGGTGGTCCTGGGTGCGACGAATAGCGAAGGGGAGGGCGTTGCAGCTGTCGGCGGTGCTACAAATCGGGAGGAAGGGCGCTATGGTAGTCTTGTGTGCAACGATTTGCGAGGGAGAAGGCGATGCGGTGATCGGCGGCATTGCGAAATGCGAGGGAAGGCTTTGGGGTGATCCTGGGCGCAGCAAATCCCGGGAGGCGGGGGAGGGCGCTATAATGGTCTTGGGGGTGGTGAATCGATAAGGAAAGCGCGGCGGTGGTTAGTAGAGCTGTGAATCGCAATGGAGAGTGCTATAGTGGGAGAGGGAGACAACAAATTGAACAATAtacagttattttttttaattttaggttAAATTTAGGGATTTTTTTTGCTGTTATTAGACTTTTTATTGCAGCCCACATTATAGGTGATTAGAGTTGAGTGGTACCATAATTAATTTCTTAagaatttttctttctttatttacctttttttatatctcttaaattttaattatttttaaactttaaatattaaactataatttttaatatatagtataaaactaaaatattaactaaaagtgTTTATTAATGTTGTTAAAAGTAATGTTTCCTAATATTGTTCAATTAGTACTTacctttaaaaatatatatattttttataaaaacagaTAATAATAAAGACCTAActaaaagtttttattttatataatataattataaggggtaaagtatattttttatcctttaagtttgtcaaaaatttaaaaaatattcctaagttttattttttttaattttatctcaaaatttttttatttgcatcaaatatacttataacaactaaattttcaaaaaatttaagactatcTATCAATAATACATGATAACTATCTCTGATATACTTATGTTAATggttgttcttataaaattattgttgaattagtcctaaattttttaaaaattaactgttaagaatatatatgatataaataaaaaacttatgaaacaaaattaaaacagaataaaatttagaagtatttttaaaatttttaacaaattttaaagacaaaaaatatattctactctagttataaattttgaaatcataaaaatccaattaaaaatttatgaaattataaaaatgtaACCGAATAAATAAgcctaaaattttattaatattaactgtCAACATATATACgcacttaattttaaaaaagaaaagtctAAGGAGTAGtacttatttaataattttgtcaGTACTTAACCATCttctattattaaatataatttcacaccattaaaaatattattaattaataaccaATTAATGATTACAAAATACAAAACTTACTGTCGTTAGAGGAAAGTATACGCATAGCTTGGCTTCCTCTCGATATGAAAACAGATTGCTCTTATAGGGTCACGAACACGAGCAGATGGAATAGATATTCTTAATCTATCCCTATCGGGAAGAGCGTCTTCAAACCAAAGCTGGAGCTTTCTTCCTCCGCTGAGGTCACATTCATTGATAGAGGAGGTGCGGGCCCTTAGAACGCCTTTTCTTGACATCATTAGTCTCGGTCGAGCTTCAATCCTCTTCACTTTCACTTTCTTTCTCAGGCCGGTTTCCCTACGTTAGTGAGACTCAAAGTAGGTCAGGGAAGGTgagttcttttcttctttcctttactACGATACAACGAATGAATTGAGTCAAATGAATGTACAATATTCACTCAGAAGCGGCAACTGCTTTCGCTTCTTTATGAGTTCCTGGCCTACCAACTAGCCAGTCTTCGTCTTTCTTGAAGAGCTGGGGCTCTATCCTTAGAGATATCATCCACAGTGTTTTCTCTCAACTCCCTTGTGTCAAGGGGTACTTTTTTCCTGCTTTTAGGGGTTCAATGGACAGCTGCTGGATTTGGTTCAGAAAAAATGGAATCTGACTTACTCTATTCTGGTAGGGCCAACGATTGAGAAAGTGTTCCGTCGTAAGTGAAATAGCTTTGTCACCTTCTGACTTTCCTGCTTGACTTTGCTTGTCAAGGTCCCACGAACACTTTACAATCCTTATACTTACAAGCTCTTGCCTGCCCGTGGATTCAGCAGCTTTCTAACCCACCTTGATTCAGGCAAGCAAGTATGACCAGCAAGCAGTCTTTCTCATCCGAAACTAGAGCTGGAAACGCCTCATTTCGTTTCGTTCCCATATTAAAAACACAGATTTCAACCAAAAAATCAGCTACTTCACTGAGACGATGGTAGGAGTTTCAAAGCTGGTTTGATAGAACCAGGTTAAGAAAGATAGCTGAAAGTGCTAGCCGAAGGCGAGCGAGTGCACTACATTGAGTAGGAATTCGGAATACGTTCGATTTGGTGCCTTATATATACTGAAATATTCCTTCACAAACTCACCAAACTTTTTCTCACGAAGGTTCGAGCTCGGGTTGGACCTCCTTCGACCTCAACATTTTAGCAGAGGAGGAAGATGTTCCTTTGATAGAAGATCGGTACTTGAAGTCAGAAAGATCCACGAGTCCCGCACCGGTATCTATATTAAGTCATGAAGGCTACAACTGCTTTTTAAGTTTCTATTCGCCCTCACTCACAGGTCCATTTATCTTCAATTCCCGGGCATTGATTGAGAGATTAGACTCTCGGATGAGACTAAGCAGCCACCGACCATCAGCCTACTTTGCCAAGACGCGGCAGGAGCGCTACGACTAGGGCCGTAGGAAGACGAAGATTTCATAAGGCGCCATCCATCCGGTCATCAAACTCTTGCCTTGCCCGCTCCGAATAACCTTTCTTCAGACTGGAATGTCCCATGGTACGAAGTATCATTTCTGGCTGGTCAGCCACTCGGCTATTATCCGGGAACATCCTGAACTGGATATGCTGGTAGGGATCATTTCTATAACCATATCTAAAGAATCGTCAACACACGAAAGGCGAGTTCCTAGACCTTTTTTGTTCTTATCATATCGGTGATAGCACTGACTCGCTTACACTAAGTATACCATCAATGGGAATTTTGCTTTCTGGTTGGGAAGTTTGTCTTCGGTGTTGAAACAGGAATACCTTAAGTGGAAGCCAGTCTAGCAGGATTTTCGTAGCAGTACAGGGCCATACGGGTACTAGTTTCATGGTGATTAGTTTGAACCCCATTTCAATGCTAGCTCGACTGCAGCTAGATTGCTCAGTAGGGACTACTAATGGACTATCACAAACGAAGTGATGACGAACTTCGCAATTAGAATTACTCGACCTTCTCAGGCTAATCGAGATCCGTAGAGGCATAAGGCGCTACGCCGACTGGCTTCATTCAAGTTTGTGCTGGCTGTTAAGTTTAGAGTAAAGTATGAGTAGAATGTCAGAAATCCCGATGGCTGAGAGGGTCATACCCTTCCGAGCGTACCAACTTTGATTAACATCGAGTCGTATGTTTCGCAGCAGCGGTCCATCCTTTCGAGGAACGTAGTTGCTTTAGCGGCTTGCTAGAACTTTTTTGAACTGAACTGCTTTAAAATGGCTTAGGCCCCAGCTTTCCCAAAATCAATGCTGGCTCTAATAGACTAAGCTAAGAGAATAAGGCCACTCCTCTATTAAAAATTTCAATAACCGTACAGAAGATATAATATAATGATTGATAAAGTAGGTAGCTAGGTGTATGTGGTATATTATGCATTTCATTTTCgccactctcactctcactctcactctccttctcattttcttcttctctctcaatTAGATCTGTGTTCGCTAAACCCTACCTTTCGCACATAAAACCCCTCTTTAATCCTCTTTTGCATTTCTCAAAGATTcatatcaatgatgatgaaatgcTTTCAATGTATAAATGAAACTAATTTTGTGACCTTTAATTTTACTATTTCAAGGTACGTTAATTGAGGAGTACAAAATTATTGAGGGAAAGATGCTGGACAAGCTAGCGATATACAATAATGGTGATCGATTACATTATTAAGAGGTAGGTttagttttctttcttcttttttcattcaaattatttatattaagaaCGTATAGCTTTGTGTTTAATACTTTGGTTTTATGTATGGATTATCCTGTTGATTCAAAATTGGTTGGAAATTAAAAGATTGATAAGTTTATATATGTGTTACAATTTCTACATTTGCCATTGGGCGTAGGAAATTTCATGAAAATTAATCAACATTCATAAATAGCAACCCATGTTAGAATACGAATTCAAATTCaccttaattaaaatatattattagatatatatatatggtcatatggaggataatttagtttataaaaaggTGAGTTCTACCCAACCCTCTTTATTTCAACATGTAAATTACCCCTCGTGACGTGGTATGTTTTAATTGGATGCttagttttagtttgagttaATTTAACTCAATAAGAGTTAATATGTTAACTAAAGTaggataattttgtaattaaatatttttataagaggaataaatatataatttctataaatattaaaaagtaaagttatatttttatcaatCATCCCCATTCACAACGAAGGTATGTCCTACAATTATCTGTATTCATATGCTTTAGTTTAATGAGTAAGCTagcaaattattatttatttattttttcaacagATTGCACCTTATGAAGTTTTTCGAATTGAAAAACATGAAAGTTCATCTGTTATCTCCATTCCTCATGAAACTAATGTTGACAAGTTACCTCAAGAGATGATTGAACACAGAAGTTTACCCTCTGATATCATTGTGTGGGAGGATGATTTGGGGGAAGAATGAAAGactgaatttttaatattttagtaaattatatAATCACCCACTTTGGGCTATAATTTAATTACCAATAGTTTAACCATAGTTAACATAACAACCAATTAAAAGATGACATGTCACAGAGGGTAAATTACATGTTATTATAGGAAGGGTAGGTTAGAATTTACCTTATAAAAAATATTGTGCCTGCTGATATATATTGATGCTATAGATAACTCCGACAAGAAGATCAATTCTTGTTTTCTCAATCTGAATGatgaaattaaatatatatacatgCAAAGAATTCCtcattgtttgattttttcccaTCTAATAATTTCTAACTTTTTGATATTGAGTAAAAGTGTTCAGATATTTCATATTTCTGAAGAACGATAAGGATACATAGGTCTTTTAAATTTGGCCTAATGAAAAAATTCACTACTCTAAGCTTTTTCAAGCTAAGGATCAATAATTTTCAGTGACTCTAATTTCTTGATGCATTTATTGAAATGGATATACACTGtgcttattaattatatattacgtTAAAGGTATATAAAAAATCAGTCtgtaataaaattatgaaataataagaaaagaagatataaagaatttttattgtattttattgtagttttttaaaataaactaaaacaaaaagaatcTTTACATAATTTTGTTAGAGAAAGACAagaataactaatttaaaaaaaaatataacaaattttatttgtaaaaaaaaaagataagataacaaataaaaataaaataaaaatttaataaaattaattatttatataaaatatatgttaaattataaaatatatatttaaaataaattaaacaacatatatttatataaatatcggCAGAATTTTTGGGTAAAAGATAGATCTATATCCAATACAtgtttcaaattttatatatatatatatatatatatatatatatatatatatatatatatatatatatatatatatatatatatatatataaatatactttTGCATAGCAGGATGCATCAGATATATAATGGCATCTAATAGTTTGAACTTTTGTGATAATAAGTGATTTTCTGTCAataatatatgattttaaattaCGGTTGTAATTGTGATTGTAGTGATGCTTTGGTGCGATAATTGTGAAGCATAATGTAATAGCCACAGTTGcaattgtgcactatttttcttttaaatagaaACTGTGCactgtaattttataaaatatgatattTCATGTAgataatgtatttatttatattcacgtgtctctatttttaaatttaaacttttaagatAGAGGAGTTTATGACATAATATCTCGAAACTTCTACtactaaaatttttttgattATCGATAAATTTTAGGAGCATATTTTTCTATTGACATAATTAGCaacaaatttaaatcaaatagcgatagaaaaatagaaaggtgagtttttcttaaattttagaaACAGATAATATCTGTTGCTAATTCCATTGCTAACACTGATATCTATCACTAATGTGAAAGATTCTAGCATTGTTTAATGACTAAAAGGTTtagatttttattcttattttttcataTTCTTCTAAATAAAGATAGAATTTTAGTATAGAAAAAATAGATAGATGCATAATCACACTtagttttaaacttaaaaaaagcTCTGGTATAAAAAACCATGTTAGATAATATAATCATTCATACATAGCTAACGAATAATATAGCTTTTTTGAAGAAGCATCAAACTATGACCTTTGTAAGTAAGTAATGGCATTTGTTGAATGCTTATAAAGCACTATGCATTTGCTGTATGTGTTGATTTGCATGCTGAAACCATTTGTTGATTTATAAACACTAAAGTCTATATAAGATGAAGAACATATTGCAGCAAGAATATATTCCATGATTTTAGATTATAGTTAGAATCATAattgaaaaaactaaaaaaagaagCACATGAAAGTTGTCTCATATTACCACTACAATAATTCTAATATGATATGATAGATACCAAAACAATAATACTATGGTTAATATGGTTGTACTTGTTGTTGTGATGAAATGCAGTTTAAAAGCATGATATGCATGCAAAAGCAAACTATATAAGGGAGGAATCACCCAATTTTGGAGAACAAGTTGAGTTCAACTAATAAAGATGAGGGCCAAATGGTAGGTTTATTATATAACTGTATGACAACAATTTGACAACATTTCTTTGTTAAGTGGATCAACAAAGAAGAAAAGACCTATTATAAAAAGGGAACTATTTTTTGGGCATGCATGCCCTAGTTCtacattttatttattctttttatagaaaccaaaaaaagaaaaggtaGAGGAAATTTAGtgaaatatatatacaataagatATATAATAAATAGAGATAAAATTGGCTAATTAATCTctaaataaaacataattaatttattctgttataaaattttattatatatttggataaaataaaattgtagaCTCTACAATTATAATATATCCAATACATAGTAGCATTTTGTAAcagaatatataaattttatttaaaaacttaattaaccagctttatttctattcttattataaaattgTAGACTTTACACTATTGTTGGATCATTGTACACGATCGCACCTGACGAGTGGAACAAGACTTCATTGTTGTTGCAGTAGTAGTTAGGGCTTGTGTTTTGATGATGAGATTCTGAAATGGTTAATAGATGCTCAAGATAATCAACTCCCAAATCCTCTAAAACCATGAcaccaccattattattattagtaatagtagtagtagttgATGAAGATTccttagatgatgatgatgatgatgatgatgaatccttgtttttgttcttgatgtTCTTGTTATTAGCCTTTGAGGACCATGATGCCAATTTTCTTTGGAGGGAGTTCCTCTCTTTGAGTGCAAGTgcaggtgaagaagaagaaaagggtttGTGTTTGTTGTTGGAATCAGAATCCATGATGATTCCTTGCAAAGAATCTTTGACCCTCTGGAAAGAAAAGTTGAGAAGAGCAGAGTAGCCTCTCATGGAGAATGCAGCTTGATCATAAGCCAAAGCAGCATCTTCAGCACTCTCGAATGTTCCAAGCCAAACCCTTCTTCCATTCCTTGTTGTGTCTCGAATTTCTGCTGCGAATTTTCCCCATGGCCTCTTCCTCACTCCTATGtaacttcttcttcctcttcttttaccatcttcctcttcttcttcatgtttcttctccttctttagggTTCTTGAttcagatgatgatgataatgagaagtCAATCATGTCAAATGATAAAGAATCCTCAAATGGCTCATCAAAATCATTCTTGGTTTTCAATGATTGGAACCCAAAGGAGGCAGTGTCCGAATCAACATCCCAAAAATCTGTGTTATGGAACAAGAAAGGATTATTATTATTGGTCATTTTGGGAAACTATGATGATCatctcaatttctgtttgaattgaTGTAGCATATCATCATCATTTATATTGACCTCAAACCCTATACTActacttcttctttcttataATACAATTATGTGTCACTATCATTTCTAGTGTCTTATACTAATAATTCAAGTGAGTAGCACCTATGCTGACATTTGACAAAGAATATTAATCTCATTTGTCTCCTTGTTAGATCAATCTAGAATCTCTACTATATATTTATTGGACAATCTCAAATAGAAGAATTCAACTGTGGTTTTCCCCTTCTTTTGGTTACTTAGCTTTCCTTGTTtgaattcatgttccaattttttttttaaaaaaatataattatttatattttttcttctattaatttaattttttgggaTTGAAAAAATGATATCATGATACagtattagaatttttataatttaaaaatttaaaattcaattcttgattataaaaaaaattaatataagacaaataaaaaaaacttatacAAAAAATTCAcgcaaacacaaaaaaaaattttaatataaaaagggtgttagaaatataaatatttatatatattttttattaaattaaactatCAGGAGAAATAATAGTATGACTCTTTTTTCGatattatatatatgcattttttgtaatttcaaatggaATCTTCATCATTCTCTTTAAATtaagatttgaaattgaaatgaTAACTTTTCATGCAGTAATCTAAATTGTGCGGCTAAGCTAGGTTAGTTGTAGATAAtctcatttttaattttctttttctattataagTCTTATATcgatcaattttatgattttgataTATAGTCTTTACAAGTACGAagcaatttacagtttttttaatcaaattaaaccCACTTAAAAATACAACTGAATATATATTCAGTTGGTTATTTGAATAATTCTGATTGATATATAAAAatacccatatatatatatatatatatatatatatatatatatatatatatatatatatatatgttacatgtatgagtctttttgacttacaagttatacaagttggtcaaagtccaaaaaaaaaaacactcgcACTAGTCATTTAAAATCGAGCGTCCAACGCACACGTTTATTATGccgcactcttcctcttcttcctcaatcaaaacatAAACTGTCAAGATTTAAGCGACATTCGAAACAAACTACGATTCTGAAGAGTAGAAGAACTCAAGAAaaaagatacaaatctccataaaaatcaccagaaaaaacgaagaaacattattcaatgtattgttttactgttcttctaggtttttttttctagattgtttctgtcatgtgcctcatccttaaccagtaaaacattaaaagatttcaaaaataaatatactatCTCCCCCATATTTTGGGTGTacttcttaaatcctttgggtgtatttctataatcttttgggtgtatttctgtaaccgtttgggtgtatttttgtaaccatttgagtgtatttctgtaatcgtttgagtgtatttttgaagtttcattattttcaaaacaatttcaaaacttgattttagaaatcatgaaaatcgaaaaaaaaaacgaaacaaGAAGCAGATccaacaaatttggcaagaaattccaaaaaaaaaaaacgaaatcttttgaaaaatgaaagtttTATATTTGCgcgttaattgatttgaattgatttaaaatgCCGTTAACGAGGCACATAACAGCGCGTTTAGTGAGTTTCATTTTCTTCAGGCTTGTAAAGCTTGTAAACGCAAAACACTTGTACGTAGAGATTAATCATATATTAAACTACGATCCAACTCACTTTTCTCTGTCGTACACATTTGACTCCACTCCACTACTCACTGCAATCCAAGGATGAAAGAAATTATGGTTACATTTAAAAACGATGATGATTTTAGAACTTttgattttcttaataaaaagataaagtaTTAATAGTAATGAGATAGACGATGTTTCTTCTTTTGGCGAGGTATTTAATAGTATTTATGAacaataatattagaaaaataatgactcaaaactgttttatttaaattaatatttataattttatataatactcataattatatatctattatatttaatattatttaattattttaacagtaattaagaaatattaaataaagtaagtaataattaaaaatataaaacaaaataactaTAAACTGATATTCTCttatctttcaaat contains:
- the LOC112721988 gene encoding ethylene-responsive transcription factor 1B-like, with translation MTNNNNPFLFHNTDFWDVDSDTASFGFQSLKTKNDFDEPFEDSLSFDMIDFSLSSSSESRTLKKEKKHEEEEEDGKRRGRRSYIGVRKRPWGKFAAEIRDTTRNGRRVWLGTFESAEDAALAYDQAAFSMRGYSALLNFSFQRVKDSLQGIIMDSDSNNKHKPFSSSSPALALKERNSLQRKLASWSSKANNKNIKNKNKDSSSSSSSSSKESSSTTTTITNNNNGGVMVLEDLGVDYLEHLLTISESHHQNTSPNYYCNNNEVLFHSSGAIVYNDPTIV